A window from Spiroplasma endosymbiont of Aspidapion aeneum encodes these proteins:
- a CDS encoding fructose-specific PTS transporter subunit EIIC, giving the protein MDKIFKEEFIFLNEEINSKKEAFEFIAQKAFEFKISTSVEALINGLNKREEEGSTGFEDGFAIPHARIKEIVEPAVFVVKFKNGIDWQSMDGKKTKVAIALLVPKGKNGDQHLEILSDIATKLTNEKFKKGLIAAKTKDAVLKLLMSENNKKDQNITTKNSKTKGNIVGITACIVGIAHTYMAEEKLLETGKKLGYNIRIETQGSRGVGGKLTEQEIENADIVILATDTSIDKSRFIGKKVYSLKVSDAIKNPEKTINEAFEKGATFSPLRNDSFSNKNGKKEADRSQGPLQHILAGISYMIPIIILGGICLAFSIGIAKAAWGPTAGTNGKNGDSTWNVLNTLNIIGGAAFTLMIPILGAFIANSISGRSAIAPALVSSYIGNSAGTINPDNTTTPGDLMPWISGMKVVQTPLGFIGAIIAGLSVGYFVKWVNTWRVPKSLAPAMPIFFVPIVAGVGMSFIFIYVIGAPVGWVMQNVQDGIKDVYNSGTISIGVGLGFGIILGAMAGFDMGGPINKIAFVTCSMLVTSKIYYPMGAMAAGIPVAPLGMGLSTIIFRRFFNNNEKGLGVSAMIMGSIGISEGAIPFAIRDPKRAIVCNVIGSGVAGGIAGAFKIEDSAAHGGPIVAILGAVPYGVQTLYFFIAIICGVIVTTFTYGFWLIKDAGAYGSVKEAHVRLIADSRADKADKIEALRNEKREAKREGKNDLVLSILSEIAKIKADTKAKIAISKQAYLANKADEADFIKTQKQSIKVAISDINKDFATKKASLKSEIKECKASKQREKLDILELKMSELIDEKEEKIIKYHTNLREEYLKKYLLAIG; this is encoded by the coding sequence ATGGATAAAATTTTTAAAGAAGAATTTATTTTCTTAAATGAAGAAATAAATTCAAAAAAAGAAGCTTTTGAGTTTATTGCACAAAAAGCTTTTGAGTTCAAAATTTCTACGTCTGTTGAAGCCCTTATAAATGGGTTGAACAAGCGCGAAGAGGAGGGTTCAACAGGTTTTGAAGACGGATTTGCGATCCCCCATGCAAGAATTAAAGAAATAGTAGAACCGGCTGTTTTTGTTGTTAAATTTAAAAACGGAATTGATTGGCAATCAATGGATGGCAAAAAAACAAAAGTAGCTATTGCACTATTGGTTCCGAAGGGGAAAAATGGTGATCAACATTTAGAAATATTAAGTGATATTGCCACAAAATTAACTAATGAGAAGTTTAAGAAAGGTCTTATTGCTGCTAAAACAAAAGATGCCGTTTTGAAACTTTTAATGAGCGAAAATAATAAAAAGGACCAAAATATTACTACAAAAAATTCAAAAACTAAGGGAAATATTGTAGGTATTACTGCTTGTATTGTTGGGATAGCCCACACTTATATGGCAGAGGAAAAATTATTAGAAACAGGAAAAAAACTTGGTTATAATATTAGAATTGAAACACAAGGTTCACGTGGTGTTGGCGGTAAACTAACAGAACAAGAAATTGAAAATGCTGATATTGTAATATTGGCAACAGACACATCTATTGACAAATCAAGATTTATTGGTAAGAAGGTATATTCATTAAAAGTGTCGGATGCTATAAAAAATCCAGAGAAAACAATTAATGAAGCATTTGAAAAAGGGGCAACATTTTCACCATTACGTAATGATTCTTTTTCAAACAAGAATGGAAAAAAAGAAGCGGACCGAAGTCAAGGACCGTTGCAACATATTCTAGCTGGTATCTCTTATATGATACCAATCATTATTTTAGGTGGAATTTGTTTAGCATTTTCAATTGGTATAGCAAAGGCGGCATGAGGACCAACCGCTGGTACAAATGGTAAAAATGGTGATAGTACTTGAAATGTTCTTAATACATTAAATATAATTGGTGGAGCTGCATTTACACTAATGATCCCTATATTAGGGGCATTTATAGCAAATTCTATTTCAGGACGTTCAGCTATTGCTCCGGCATTGGTTTCCTCATATATTGGAAATTCAGCTGGAACAATTAATCCAGATAATACCACAACTCCTGGGGATTTGATGCCTTGAATTTCGGGTATGAAGGTTGTTCAAACACCATTAGGTTTCATTGGTGCTATAATTGCTGGTTTATCTGTAGGATACTTTGTAAAATGAGTAAATACCTGAAGAGTTCCAAAATCACTAGCACCTGCAATGCCAATATTCTTTGTACCAATCGTTGCTGGTGTAGGAATGTCATTTATATTCATTTATGTAATTGGTGCTCCCGTTGGATGAGTAATGCAAAATGTACAAGATGGTATTAAAGATGTTTATAATAGTGGTACTATTAGTATTGGAGTTGGTCTTGGATTTGGTATAATACTTGGTGCGATGGCCGGATTTGATATGGGTGGGCCAATTAATAAAATAGCATTTGTTACATGTTCAATGCTTGTAACGTCAAAAATTTACTATCCAATGGGAGCTATGGCTGCTGGTATTCCTGTTGCACCATTGGGTATGGGTTTAAGTACAATAATATTTAGAAGATTTTTCAATAATAATGAAAAAGGACTAGGAGTATCTGCAATGATTATGGGTTCTATTGGTATTTCAGAGGGGGCCATTCCTTTTGCGATTCGTGATCCAAAAAGAGCTATTGTATGTAATGTAATTGGTTCTGGTGTTGCTGGTGGAATAGCTGGAGCATTTAAAATTGAAGATTCAGCCGCTCATGGTGGGCCTATTGTTGCTATTCTTGGAGCTGTGCCATATGGAGTCCAAACATTATACTTCTTTATAGCTATTATATGTGGAGTAATAGTTACAACATTTACATACGGATTTTGATTAATTAAAGATGCTGGTGCATACGGTTCTGTTAAAGAAGCTCATGTAAGATTAATTGCAGACTCTCGTGCTGATAAAGCGGATAAAATTGAAGCTTTAAGAAATGAAAAAAGAGAAGCAAAAAGAGAAGGTAAAAATGACTTAGTTTTAAGTATATTGTCTGAAATAGCTAAAATTAAGGCTGATACTAAAGCCAAAATAGCAATTTCTAAGCAAGCTTATCTCGCAAATAAAGCAGATGAAGCAGATTTTATAAAAACACAAAAACAATCAATTAAAGTGGCAATATCTGATATAAATAAAGATTTTGCTACAAAAAAAGCATCATTAAAATC